One genomic window of Rhizobium sp. Pop5 includes the following:
- a CDS encoding extracellular solute-binding protein, whose amino-acid sequence MRFKLLAATAAVALLASGSAFAESANLTIWSWNVAASALKSTLPGFNKQYPDIKVTVEDLGNGQVFDKMLAACAAGGDGLPDIVSVENFEAEIFWTRFPDCFANLKELGYTPDIQAKFPDFKRTELEVGDVAYAMPWDSGPVAVFYRRDLYEKAGVDPSTISTWDDFIAAGKKISAANPGVVMAQADFNGDSEWFRMIANEQGCGYFSTDGQNITINQPACVASLQKVKEMKDAGTLTAANWDEKIQANTAGKAASQMYGGWYEGTVRSTSPDLKGKWGVYKMPSLTADGPHAANLGGSSLAISATSANKEAAWKFVNYALGTNEGQVTMLKEFGLVPSLLSAEKDPFVSEALPYWGGQKVWADILATLPKIVPSRGTAFQSDAEAIFKATQTKFFAGGYPDAKAALDDAAKQIASATGLPIAQ is encoded by the coding sequence ATGCGCTTCAAACTTCTCGCTGCGACAGCGGCTGTCGCCTTGCTTGCTTCCGGCTCCGCCTTCGCTGAGTCGGCCAATCTCACCATCTGGAGCTGGAATGTCGCCGCGTCGGCATTGAAGTCCACGCTGCCAGGCTTCAACAAACAGTATCCCGATATCAAGGTCACCGTCGAGGATCTTGGAAATGGCCAGGTCTTCGACAAGATGCTCGCCGCCTGCGCCGCCGGCGGCGACGGTTTGCCCGATATTGTCAGTGTCGAGAATTTCGAGGCTGAAATCTTCTGGACCCGTTTCCCGGATTGCTTCGCCAACCTGAAGGAGCTCGGCTATACCCCAGACATCCAGGCAAAATTCCCCGATTTCAAGCGCACCGAGCTTGAAGTTGGCGATGTCGCTTACGCGATGCCGTGGGATTCCGGCCCTGTCGCCGTGTTCTATCGCCGCGATCTCTACGAAAAAGCAGGCGTCGATCCGAGCACCATCAGCACCTGGGACGATTTCATCGCCGCTGGCAAGAAGATTTCCGCCGCCAATCCCGGCGTCGTCATGGCGCAGGCAGATTTCAACGGTGACAGCGAATGGTTCCGCATGATCGCCAATGAACAGGGCTGCGGCTACTTCTCGACCGATGGCCAGAACATCACCATCAACCAGCCGGCCTGCGTCGCCTCGCTTCAAAAAGTGAAGGAAATGAAGGACGCCGGCACGCTGACAGCGGCCAACTGGGACGAAAAGATCCAGGCCAATACCGCCGGCAAGGCCGCGAGCCAGATGTATGGCGGCTGGTATGAGGGCACTGTGCGCTCCACCTCACCCGATCTCAAGGGCAAGTGGGGCGTCTACAAGATGCCGAGCCTGACAGCCGATGGCCCGCATGCCGCCAATCTCGGCGGTTCCTCGCTCGCCATCTCGGCAACGTCAGCAAACAAGGAAGCGGCCTGGAAATTCGTCAATTACGCCCTCGGCACCAACGAGGGACAGGTCACCATGCTGAAGGAATTCGGCCTGGTTCCGTCGCTGCTTTCGGCCGAGAAGGATCCCTTCGTCAGCGAAGCTCTGCCCTATTGGGGCGGCCAGAAGGTCTGGGCCGATATCCTGGCGACGCTGCCGAAGATCGTGCCCAGCCGCGGCACGGCCTTCCAGAGCGATGCCGAGGCCATCTTCAA
- a CDS encoding helix-turn-helix domain-containing protein → MDLAESKIGTSAIYRPGASSIEGSPTALQMFHAHPLVMAMPHWHAQVEINYVMRGSVRYRMSDHEFRLNAGEMCLFWGGQPHQMDESSDDSLYAGAHLPLVYFFRLRLPLSISSRLMKGDTLLTSATDAADNENFARWFRYSKSGDAAMAQHAVDELLLRIERIALEPYSMTTSNTTVSLEGDQPHPNSSRSVARMCDFIAANFLQDIDSVDIARAADLHPKYAMNLFKRSTGMTLSKYVTLLRLSRAQAMLMSEGANVLQVAMDSGFGSISAFNKSFRHIAGMSPSDFRRDIRLVTSIPASAFRN, encoded by the coding sequence ATGGATTTGGCGGAAAGTAAGATCGGCACGAGTGCAATCTACCGGCCCGGCGCCAGCAGCATCGAGGGTTCGCCGACGGCGCTGCAGATGTTTCACGCCCATCCGCTCGTCATGGCCATGCCGCACTGGCACGCGCAGGTCGAGATCAACTATGTCATGCGCGGCAGTGTGCGTTACCGGATGAGCGACCACGAATTCCGGCTGAATGCCGGTGAAATGTGCCTCTTCTGGGGTGGACAGCCGCATCAGATGGACGAATCCTCAGATGATTCGCTCTATGCCGGTGCCCACCTGCCGCTCGTCTATTTCTTCCGGCTGCGCCTGCCGCTCAGCATTTCCAGCCGGCTGATGAAGGGCGATACGCTGCTGACCTCGGCAACTGATGCCGCCGACAACGAGAACTTCGCCCGCTGGTTCCGCTATTCCAAGTCCGGCGATGCCGCCATGGCCCAGCACGCCGTCGATGAATTGCTGCTGCGCATCGAGCGCATCGCGCTCGAACCCTATTCGATGACGACATCGAATACGACCGTCAGCCTGGAAGGCGATCAGCCGCATCCCAATTCCTCGCGCAGCGTTGCGCGCATGTGCGATTTCATCGCCGCTAACTTTCTGCAGGATATCGATTCGGTCGATATTGCCCGCGCCGCCGACCTGCATCCGAAGTATGCCATGAACCTTTTCAAGCGGTCGACCGGCATGACGCTCAGCAAATATGTGACGCTGCTTAGGCTGTCGCGCGCCCAGGCGATGCTGATGAGCGAAGGCGCCAACGTGCTGCAGGTGGCGATGGACAGCGGCTTCGGCTCGATCAGCGCCTTCAACAAATCCTTCCGCCACATCGCCGGCATGTCGCCCTCGGATTTTCGCCGCGATATACGACTGGTAACGAGCATCCCCGCCAGCGCCTTCCGCAACTAG
- a CDS encoding VOC family protein, producing MLKSFEHVGMTVSDMDRAVDFYCGLLGLRLHLRKVTADGSEIAFLDAGGGMLEIFAPAGGAARAVDVPEGTAGLRHLTFLFESVEETFVRLEQAGVEIKERPRLAVNAEVLHRVAFVRDPDGIQVELAEKR from the coding sequence ATGCTGAAGTCCTTCGAGCATGTCGGCATGACGGTCAGCGACATGGATCGCGCCGTCGATTTTTACTGCGGCTTGCTCGGTCTGCGCCTGCATCTGCGCAAGGTGACGGCCGATGGCTCTGAAATCGCATTTCTCGATGCCGGCGGCGGCATGCTCGAGATCTTCGCGCCGGCTGGCGGGGCGGCAAGGGCGGTGGATGTGCCGGAGGGCACGGCCGGTCTGCGTCATCTGACCTTCCTGTTCGAAAGCGTCGAGGAAACATTCGTCCGGCTGGAACAGGCTGGCGTCGAGATCAAGGAGCGACCGCGCTTGGCTGTTAATGCCGAGGTGCTGCACAGGGTCGCTTTCGTGCGCGATCCGGATGGGATCCAGGTCGAGCTTGCCGAGAAACGATAA
- a CDS encoding Gfo/Idh/MocA family protein — protein sequence MARKLRVGVIGAGIASRHLTGFGWNKDLFEVPVLCSLDEERGKALCEEFGIGDYTQDADSLFARDDLDIIDISTPPSSHFELCRKGIESGKHVICEKPLFGSIAEVDEMERILARFPGRKLMPIFQYRYGSGLQKLKLLIEQGLAGKPFLTTIETHWWRGPDYYAVPWRGKWATELGGGLLGHAIHAHDMLNYVHGPCAEVFSYGATLVNPIEVEDTAALSVKMQNGSLATLSMTLGSRKEISRLRFCFNDLVAESIIEPYTMGRDPWTFVAGTEEHQARIDEALAGYVSGEDGYTRQFELFHKAIVEDTDPPVTLQDARNSLELVTAAYFSQRTGRPTPMPIAADHPLYRSWLPEEERRAAGV from the coding sequence ATGGCCAGGAAATTGCGCGTCGGGGTTATCGGCGCAGGCATCGCCTCGCGGCATCTGACCGGCTTCGGCTGGAACAAGGATCTCTTCGAGGTCCCGGTGCTCTGCTCGCTCGACGAGGAGCGCGGCAAGGCGCTTTGCGAAGAATTCGGGATCGGCGATTACACGCAGGATGCCGATTCTCTGTTTGCCCGCGACGATCTTGACATCATCGACATTTCGACGCCGCCGAGCTCGCATTTCGAACTCTGCCGCAAGGGTATCGAATCCGGCAAGCACGTGATCTGCGAGAAGCCGCTCTTCGGGTCGATCGCAGAGGTCGACGAGATGGAGCGCATCCTTGCCCGCTTCCCCGGCAGGAAGCTGATGCCGATCTTCCAGTATCGCTATGGCTCCGGCCTGCAGAAGCTGAAGCTGCTGATTGAGCAAGGCCTCGCCGGCAAGCCGTTCCTGACGACGATCGAGACACATTGGTGGCGTGGCCCGGATTATTACGCAGTGCCATGGCGCGGCAAATGGGCGACCGAGCTTGGCGGCGGACTTCTCGGCCACGCCATTCACGCCCATGACATGCTGAATTATGTGCACGGCCCGTGCGCCGAGGTGTTTTCCTATGGCGCGACACTGGTCAATCCGATCGAGGTGGAGGATACCGCTGCGCTTTCGGTGAAGATGCAAAACGGTTCGCTGGCGACGTTGTCGATGACGCTCGGTTCGCGCAAGGAGATTTCGCGGCTGCGCTTCTGCTTCAATGACCTCGTCGCCGAAAGCATCATCGAGCCTTATACGATGGGCCGCGATCCGTGGACGTTCGTCGCCGGGACAGAGGAACATCAGGCGCGGATCGATGAGGCGCTCGCTGGCTATGTGTCCGGCGAGGATGGCTACACCCGCCAGTTCGAGCTCTTCCACAAGGCGATCGTCGAGGATACAGATCCGCCGGTGACGCTGCAGGATGCCCGCAATTCACTGGAGTTGGTGACGGCAGCCTATTTCTCGCAGCGCACTGGCCGGCCGACGCCGATGCCGATCGCTGCCGATCATCCGCTCTACCGATCCTGGCTTCCGGAAGAGGAACGGCGCGCGGCTGGCGTCTGA
- a CDS encoding Gfo/Idh/MocA family protein, with protein MLRFAVVGIDHGHTFDHVKGLLASGGEFVGYCPQTSVPALRETFEKTYPDAPQIDRETLFADPSIDVICIAAIPRDRAGLAIRAMRAGKDVMTDKPGVTTFAQLEEVRKTVAETGKIFSICFSERHCVRSAVKAGKLVKEGAIGKVIQTLGVGPHRLQLPTRPDWFFDPEAFGGIIVDIASHQVDQFLFYTGSTSGEVIASSIGNFGMPDKPAFQDFGEVLLRSDNAAGYVRVDWFTPEALPTWGDGRLTILGTEGYIELRKYIDIAGRPGKDHLFLVNGKEMTHIDCSGEKLDYFDAFTADVGNRTQTAMTHDHVFEVCRLSLEAQAKAARIGAR; from the coding sequence ATGTTGAGATTTGCCGTCGTCGGAATCGACCATGGGCATACGTTCGATCACGTGAAGGGATTGCTCGCATCAGGCGGCGAGTTCGTTGGCTACTGCCCTCAGACCTCGGTACCGGCATTGCGCGAGACCTTCGAGAAGACTTATCCCGATGCGCCGCAGATCGACCGGGAGACGTTGTTCGCCGATCCGTCGATCGACGTCATCTGCATCGCGGCGATCCCGCGCGACCGCGCCGGTCTCGCCATCCGGGCGATGAGGGCCGGCAAGGACGTGATGACCGACAAGCCTGGTGTGACGACCTTCGCCCAGCTCGAGGAGGTCAGGAAGACCGTTGCCGAAACCGGCAAGATCTTCTCCATCTGCTTTTCCGAGCGCCATTGCGTGCGCTCCGCCGTCAAGGCCGGCAAGCTGGTAAAGGAAGGCGCGATCGGCAAGGTGATCCAGACCCTCGGCGTCGGCCCGCATCGGCTGCAACTGCCGACGCGGCCGGACTGGTTCTTCGATCCGGAAGCTTTCGGCGGAATCATTGTCGATATTGCCTCGCATCAGGTCGACCAGTTCCTGTTCTATACCGGCTCGACGTCGGGTGAGGTCATCGCCAGCTCGATCGGCAATTTCGGCATGCCCGACAAGCCCGCCTTCCAGGATTTTGGCGAGGTGCTGCTGCGCTCCGACAATGCAGCGGGTTATGTCCGCGTCGACTGGTTCACGCCGGAGGCGTTGCCCACATGGGGCGACGGACGCCTCACCATCCTCGGTACCGAAGGCTATATCGAGCTGCGAAAATATATCGATATCGCCGGCCGGCCGGGCAAAGATCACCTCTTCCTCGTCAACGGCAAGGAAATGACCCATATCGATTGCAGCGGCGAAAAACTCGATTATTTCGACGCTTTCACCGCCGACGTCGGCAATCGCACTCAGACGGCGATGACCCATGATCACGTTTTTGAAGTCTGCCGCCTTTCGCTCGAAGCCCAAGCGAAAGCCGCGCGCATCGGCGCCCGCTGA
- a CDS encoding fumarylacetoacetate hydrolase family protein translates to MSRPLLDAAASGGLFVGRSWNPEVAGPSIVTLREGMIIDITSREAPTLSALLERQDAAAFVRAANGKAIGTLEEIAANSTGAPDAARSYLLAPVDLQAVKACGVTFAQSMIERVIEEKAAGNPDRAASIRERVSALIGGSLTNLKAGSPEAAKVKQALIDEGMWSQYLEVGIGPDAEVFTKAPVLSSVGWGADVGLHPISTWNNPEPEIVLAVNGRGEIKGVTLGNDVNLRDVEGRSALLLGKAKDNNASCSIGPFIRLFDAGYGLDDVRRAELDLKVSGEDGFVLHGKSSMSQISRDPTDLVKQTLGPHHQYPDGFMLFLGTLFAPTQDRDASKQGFTHKIGDVVEISSAGLGTLVNTVRLSTECPPWTFGISALMGNLAKRGLL, encoded by the coding sequence ATGTCTCGTCCCCTTCTCGATGCCGCCGCTTCGGGCGGCCTTTTCGTCGGCCGCTCCTGGAATCCCGAGGTAGCCGGCCCGAGCATCGTGACGCTTCGCGAGGGAATGATCATCGATATCACCTCGCGCGAGGCGCCGACGCTGAGCGCGCTGCTGGAGAGGCAGGACGCTGCGGCCTTCGTCCGCGCCGCAAATGGCAAAGCGATCGGCACGCTGGAAGAGATTGCCGCCAACAGCACCGGAGCACCCGATGCCGCTCGTTCCTACCTTCTCGCGCCCGTCGACCTGCAGGCGGTTAAGGCCTGCGGCGTCACCTTCGCGCAGTCGATGATCGAGCGCGTCATCGAGGAGAAGGCAGCCGGCAACCCCGATCGCGCCGCGTCTATCCGTGAGCGCGTCAGTGCGCTGATCGGCGGCAGCCTCACCAATCTCAAGGCCGGTTCGCCTGAAGCCGCCAAGGTCAAACAGGCCCTGATCGACGAGGGCATGTGGTCGCAATATCTCGAGGTCGGCATCGGCCCCGATGCCGAGGTCTTCACCAAGGCGCCGGTGCTCTCTTCCGTTGGGTGGGGTGCCGATGTCGGCCTGCATCCGATCTCCACCTGGAATAATCCCGAACCGGAAATCGTGCTTGCAGTCAACGGCCGCGGAGAGATCAAAGGCGTGACGCTCGGCAACGACGTCAATCTGCGTGACGTCGAGGGCCGCTCGGCGCTCTTGCTCGGCAAGGCCAAGGACAACAACGCTTCCTGCTCGATCGGACCCTTCATCCGCCTTTTCGATGCCGGTTACGGCCTGGATGACGTGCGCAGGGCCGAGCTCGACCTGAAGGTGTCAGGCGAGGATGGTTTCGTCCTGCACGGCAAAAGCTCGATGTCGCAGATCAGCCGCGATCCGACCGATCTCGTCAAACAGACGCTTGGGCCCCATCATCAGTATCCTGACGGTTTCATGTTGTTTCTCGGCACGTTGTTTGCACCGACGCAGGATCGCGACGCATCGAAGCAGGGCTTCACTCACAAGATCGGCGATGTTGTCGAGATTTCCTCGGCGGGGCTCGGCACGCTCGTCAACACCGTGCGTCTCTCCACCGAATGCCCGCCATGGACATTTGGCATTTCGGCGCTGATGGGCAATCTCGCGAAGCGCGGGCTGCTCTAA
- the scpA gene encoding methylmalonyl-CoA mutase — translation MTEKTLSDWAELAQKELRASPETLTWQTPEGIAVKPLYTAEDLDGAEHLGSLPGFSPFTRGPRATMYAGRPWTIRQYAGFSTAEASNAFYRKALAAGQQGVSVAFDLATHRGYDSDHPRVEGDVGKAGVAIDSVEDMKILFDGIPLEKISVSMTMNGAVIPILASFIVAGEEQGVSRSELSGTIQNDILKEFMVRNTYIYPPEPSMRIVADIIEYTAKEMPKFNSISISGYHMQEAGATLVQELAFTLADGREYVRAAIAKGLNVDDFAGRLSFFFAIGMNFFMEAAKLRAARLLWTRIMEEFQPKKASSLMLRTHCQTSGVSLQEQDPYNNIVRTAFEAMSAVLGGTQSLHTNSFDEAIALPTEFSARIARNTQLILQHETGVTKVVDPLAGSYYVESLTKELADKAWALIEEVEVLGGMTKAVNEGLPKRLIEEAATRRQAAIDKGEEVIVGVNKYRLETEEEIDILAIDNAAVRSAQIRRIEETKRRRDGAKATEALAALSEVARSGQGNLLAAAVEAARARATVGEISDAMRQAFGDHAATPEVIKDVYGDAYRSEPELAVLKTRMAEVTETMGHRPKIMVAKLGQDGHDRGAKVIASAFGDIGFDVLAGPLFQTPEEAAEMALGERVNVVGVSSLAAGHKTLLPQLIDRLKEQGGENIIVVCGGVIPRQDYEFLQEHGVAAVFGPGTNVLEAANSVLDLLQGRRRNQ, via the coding sequence ATGACTGAGAAGACGCTGTCGGATTGGGCGGAACTTGCGCAGAAGGAACTGCGCGCCTCGCCCGAAACGCTGACCTGGCAAACTCCGGAAGGCATTGCCGTCAAGCCGCTCTATACGGCCGAGGATCTCGATGGCGCCGAACATCTCGGCTCGCTGCCCGGTTTTTCGCCGTTTACCCGCGGGCCGCGCGCGACGATGTATGCCGGCCGGCCCTGGACGATCCGCCAATATGCCGGCTTCTCGACGGCCGAGGCGTCAAACGCCTTCTATCGCAAAGCGCTTGCTGCCGGCCAGCAAGGGGTCTCGGTCGCCTTCGACCTCGCCACCCATCGCGGCTATGACAGCGACCATCCGCGCGTCGAAGGCGATGTCGGCAAGGCCGGCGTGGCGATCGACAGTGTCGAGGACATGAAGATCCTGTTCGACGGCATTCCACTCGAAAAGATTTCCGTGTCGATGACGATGAACGGCGCCGTCATCCCGATTCTTGCCTCCTTCATCGTGGCGGGCGAGGAACAGGGCGTTTCGAGATCTGAACTTTCCGGGACCATCCAGAACGACATCCTCAAGGAGTTCATGGTCCGCAACACCTATATCTATCCGCCCGAACCCTCGATGCGGATCGTCGCCGACATCATCGAATATACGGCAAAGGAGATGCCGAAGTTCAACTCGATCTCCATCTCCGGCTATCACATGCAGGAGGCCGGCGCGACGCTGGTGCAGGAACTAGCCTTCACGCTGGCCGATGGCCGCGAATATGTCCGGGCAGCGATCGCCAAGGGCCTCAACGTCGATGATTTCGCCGGAAGGCTTTCGTTCTTCTTCGCGATCGGCATGAACTTCTTCATGGAGGCGGCGAAGCTGCGCGCCGCCCGGCTGCTCTGGACCCGCATCATGGAGGAGTTCCAGCCGAAGAAGGCGTCCTCGCTGATGCTGCGCACGCATTGCCAGACATCAGGCGTGTCGCTGCAGGAGCAAGATCCCTACAACAACATCGTCCGCACCGCCTTCGAGGCGATGTCAGCCGTGCTCGGCGGCACGCAGTCGCTGCACACCAATTCCTTCGACGAGGCGATTGCACTGCCGACGGAATTTTCCGCCCGCATCGCCCGCAACACCCAGCTTATCCTGCAGCACGAAACCGGCGTGACGAAAGTGGTCGATCCGCTCGCCGGCTCCTACTACGTCGAAAGCCTGACGAAGGAACTTGCCGACAAGGCCTGGGCGCTGATCGAGGAGGTCGAGGTGCTTGGCGGGATGACGAAGGCCGTCAACGAGGGACTGCCGAAGCGGCTGATCGAAGAGGCCGCGACCCGCCGCCAGGCGGCGATCGACAAGGGCGAGGAGGTCATCGTCGGCGTCAACAAATACCGCCTTGAGACCGAGGAAGAGATCGACATCCTGGCGATCGACAATGCGGCGGTCCGCAGCGCCCAGATCCGCCGGATCGAGGAAACGAAACGACGGCGTGATGGCGCGAAGGCCACTGAGGCGCTTGCTGCCCTTTCGGAGGTCGCCCGCAGCGGGCAAGGCAATCTTCTCGCCGCTGCCGTCGAGGCGGCGCGCGCACGCGCCACCGTCGGCGAGATATCGGATGCGATGCGGCAGGCCTTCGGCGATCACGCCGCAACGCCTGAGGTCATCAAGGACGTCTACGGCGATGCCTATCGCAGCGAGCCGGAGCTCGCCGTGCTGAAGACCCGCATGGCGGAGGTAACGGAAACAATGGGGCACAGGCCGAAGATCATGGTGGCCAAGCTCGGCCAGGACGGGCATGACCGCGGCGCCAAGGTGATCGCCTCGGCCTTCGGCGATATCGGCTTCGACGTGCTCGCCGGGCCGCTATTCCAGACGCCGGAAGAGGCTGCAGAAATGGCCCTTGGCGAAAGGGTCAACGTCGTCGGCGTTTCATCGCTCGCAGCCGGCCACAAGACGCTGCTGCCGCAGTTGATCGACAGGCTGAAGGAGCAGGGCGGCGAGAATATCATCGTCGTCTGCGGCGGCGTCATTCCCCGGCAGGACTATGAATTCCTGCAGGAACATGGCGTTGCCGCTGTGTTCGGCCCGGGAACAAATGTTCTCGAGGCCGCAAACTCGGTGCTGGATCTGCTTCAGGGCAGACGGCGAAACCAGTAG
- a CDS encoding LLM class flavin-dependent oxidoreductase — MKTMQIYAFDMNCVGHINHGLWTHPRDGSLRYTDLDYWTEFAETAERGKLDGIFLADIVGLYDVYTGGPTPVIETAAQIPVNDPLIPISAMAHVTKHLGFGVTVNTTYEPPFLLARRLSTLDHLTKGRIGWNIVTGYLDSAARAMGFDKLPEHDARYDAAEEYLEIVYKLWEGSWDDDAVLRDKAGGIYADPSKVRAVRHDGKYYRMEGIHLSEPSPQRTPLLFQAGASARGQDFAARHAECVFIAAPNPKAARPTVDALRTKAERFGRGAGALKILNLITVVVGRTERQAQEKLEDYRRHASIEASLAHYSASVGIDFSKYGLDDVIDQSSTNANQSALAAITKQAAKPVTKRDIIDQMVLGSRMKPMVGSPEQIADHLQTWIEEADIDGFNLARTVAPESLRDFVELVVPVLQERGLFKADYAEGPLRQKLFGGGNGRLPGAHPAASFRR, encoded by the coding sequence ATGAAGACAATGCAGATCTATGCCTTCGACATGAATTGCGTCGGCCATATCAACCACGGCCTCTGGACGCATCCGCGCGACGGGTCTCTCCGCTATACCGATCTCGACTACTGGACGGAATTTGCCGAAACCGCCGAGCGCGGCAAGCTCGACGGCATCTTTCTCGCCGATATCGTCGGCCTCTACGATGTGTACACGGGCGGCCCGACGCCTGTCATTGAGACGGCGGCGCAGATCCCGGTCAACGATCCGCTGATCCCGATTTCGGCGATGGCCCATGTCACCAAGCATCTCGGTTTCGGCGTCACCGTCAACACTACCTACGAGCCGCCTTTCCTGCTGGCGCGGCGCCTGTCGACGCTCGATCATCTGACCAAGGGACGGATCGGCTGGAACATCGTCACCGGCTATCTAGACAGTGCCGCGCGCGCCATGGGCTTTGACAAGCTGCCGGAACATGATGCGCGGTATGACGCAGCCGAGGAATATCTCGAGATCGTCTATAAGCTCTGGGAGGGCAGTTGGGACGACGACGCGGTCCTGCGCGACAAGGCGGGCGGCATCTATGCCGATCCGTCGAAGGTACGCGCCGTTCGTCACGACGGCAAATATTACAGGATGGAAGGCATTCATCTTTCCGAGCCCTCTCCGCAACGCACTCCCCTCCTCTTTCAGGCAGGCGCTTCTGCCCGCGGGCAGGATTTTGCCGCCCGCCACGCCGAATGCGTCTTCATCGCCGCGCCCAATCCGAAGGCGGCCAGGCCGACTGTCGACGCGCTGCGGACAAAGGCGGAGCGATTCGGCCGCGGCGCCGGCGCATTGAAGATCCTGAACCTGATCACTGTCGTCGTCGGGCGGACAGAGAGGCAAGCGCAGGAGAAGCTGGAGGATTATCGCCGCCACGCCAGCATCGAGGCCTCGCTTGCCCACTACTCGGCCTCTGTCGGCATCGATTTTTCCAAGTATGGTCTCGACGACGTGATCGACCAGAGCTCGACGAACGCCAACCAGTCGGCGCTTGCGGCGATCACCAAACAGGCGGCAAAGCCGGTGACGAAGCGCGATATCATCGACCAGATGGTGCTCGGCAGCCGGATGAAGCCGATGGTCGGCTCGCCGGAGCAGATCGCCGATCATCTCCAGACATGGATCGAGGAAGCTGACATCGACGGCTTCAACCTGGCGCGGACGGTGGCGCCGGAGAGCCTGCGCGATTTCGTCGAACTGGTGGTGCCGGTGCTGCAGGAGCGTGGTCTGTTCAAGGCGGATTATGCCGAAGGGCCGCTGCGGCAGAAGCTCTTCGGCGGCGGGAACGGGAGATTGCCCGGCGCTCATCCCGCCGCCAGCTTCAGGCGCTGA
- a CDS encoding methionine ABC transporter permease: MTPIMFELLLRSLWETVLMTVASGVISLVFGLPLGLALVVTARGGIAENLWINRLLGAVINGFRSVPFIILLVALIPLTRLIVGTALGTWAAIVPLAIAATPYYARIAEVSLREVDRGLVDAVRAMGGNRWTIVREVLVPEALPGIVAGFTVTLVTLIGASAMAGAIGAGGLGDLAIRYGYQRFETNMMIAVVAVLIVLVCGIQWLGDRLVARLDHK; this comes from the coding sequence ATGACACCGATCATGTTTGAACTGCTTCTTCGCTCCCTTTGGGAGACGGTCCTGATGACCGTCGCCTCGGGGGTGATCTCGCTCGTCTTCGGGCTACCGCTCGGCCTTGCCCTCGTCGTGACGGCGCGCGGCGGCATCGCTGAGAACCTCTGGATCAACCGCCTGCTCGGTGCTGTCATCAACGGTTTCCGCTCGGTGCCCTTCATCATCCTGCTGGTGGCGCTGATCCCGCTGACGCGACTGATCGTCGGCACGGCGCTCGGCACATGGGCGGCCATCGTGCCGCTCGCCATCGCCGCCACGCCCTACTATGCGCGCATCGCCGAGGTATCGCTGCGCGAGGTCGACCGTGGGCTGGTCGATGCCGTGCGCGCCATGGGCGGCAACCGCTGGACGATCGTCCGCGAGGTGCTCGTGCCGGAAGCGCTGCCGGGGATCGTTGCGGGCTTTACGGTCACGTTGGTGACGCTGATCGGCGCCTCGGCGATGGCGGGCGCGATCGGCGCCGGCGGCCTCGGCGATCTCGCCATACGCTACGGCTATCAGCGCTTCGAAACCAATATGATGATCGCGGTCGTGGCCGTCCTCATCGTCCTCGTTTGCGGCATCCAGTGGCTTGGCGACCGGCTGGTCGCGCGACTGGACCACAAATAG